From a single Paenibacillus sp. FSL R5-0345 genomic region:
- a CDS encoding serine hydrolase domain-containing protein — protein sequence MHRNYWPTKDWQTSDSAALGMDTEQLSEIEAKIKSDYSNINGIVVARNGYIAYEQYYNGYGPEDLHHVASVTKSIVSALIGIAIDAGYIKHVDQKVLDFFPEYVPSDAAGQLQKQEITLRHLLTMTAPYAFEDWHEPLEQMCKSSDWVKYTLDILGRQGNVGDFKYSTAGAHLLSAIITRCTGKSAREFANEHLFSHIGMKEIPDYEMKSFGFDDLFGVNVKGWVEDPHRITTGGWGLTLSPRDMARFGLLFLNRGKWENNQIISETWIEESIAMNANHYGYLWWLREEDGVYSYSALGDGGNVICCIPEKKLVVSITSEFTLQPRDRWPLIKDYIIPSVLV from the coding sequence ATGCACAGAAACTACTGGCCTACGAAAGACTGGCAAACTTCAGATTCGGCTGCCTTAGGCATGGATACAGAACAACTTTCAGAAATAGAAGCTAAGATTAAATCCGACTATAGTAATATAAACGGAATCGTAGTGGCGAGAAATGGATATATTGCCTATGAACAATACTATAATGGTTATGGTCCAGAAGATCTGCATCATGTGGCTTCTGTAACGAAAAGTATCGTATCCGCCCTCATTGGTATTGCCATTGATGCAGGATATATCAAGCATGTTGATCAGAAGGTGCTGGATTTTTTCCCCGAATATGTTCCAAGCGATGCTGCTGGCCAACTGCAAAAACAAGAGATCACCTTACGTCATTTGCTCACCATGACAGCTCCCTATGCTTTCGAGGACTGGCATGAACCACTGGAACAAATGTGTAAATCATCCGACTGGGTCAAATACACACTGGATATCCTTGGCCGCCAAGGGAATGTTGGTGATTTTAAATATTCCACCGCAGGAGCTCACTTACTGTCAGCTATCATCACTCGTTGCACAGGAAAAAGTGCCCGTGAGTTCGCTAACGAGCATTTATTCAGTCATATCGGAATGAAAGAAATTCCGGATTATGAGATGAAATCATTTGGGTTCGACGATTTGTTTGGGGTAAATGTGAAGGGCTGGGTGGAAGACCCACATCGTATCACCACTGGTGGATGGGGACTTACGTTGTCTCCACGCGATATGGCGCGTTTTGGTTTATTATTTTTGAACCGTGGAAAATGGGAGAATAATCAGATTATTTCGGAGACATGGATTGAGGAATCTATAGCGATGAACGCTAATCATTACGGTTATTTGTGGTGGCTACGCGAAGAAGACGGGGTTTACTCCTACTCAGCTTTAGGTGATGGTGGTAATGTCATTTGCTGCATTCCAGAAAAAAAACTTGTCGTATCCATCACCTCAGAGTTCACACTTCAACCTCGTGACCGGTGGCCTCTGATTAAGGATTATATTATTCCGTCCGTATTAGTATAA
- a CDS encoding bacterial Ig-like domain-containing protein yields the protein MRTHQRLLAMLVTFLLLVSSFPPSMFAEEVTDPDDGMINIQSKWNGSVFGDVGGQDKITSANFGIKENAGGSVTLRSSNDRGKVSGSTEGIAYYFQEIDPGVNFELTATAHVDSWTANNQVSFGIMLRSNVWNNQFGAYSGDYVAVGSLDQEMKAFHKLQNASLQKLGYEFDNVNRPTQGEEYELSIKKTGNLYVVKIGNETKMIESFEGSIQYAGLYTARNTTVTFRNVHLSQEGQVELGPWEFSAFGGNTNPTKNPEPVIEDHSTVTMTTYGGKISSSDEGLSFYYKEIPNDANFELKAKANVTSFNSNSSVSTPNQKSFGLMLRDSVGINGDSNTTTSNYTAVGALDQVMKGFYKKTTQVKLTPFSGSNPPTAGEAYDLSIKKSGTTYLLSIGDQTEIVTLDDTFNDTIFAGLYVARDATVTFSEIDIKVESKIVTNLMADTSAMSKTSYLVGESLDLSGLVVKAIFSDNSEAVLSPTDYIVSGFDSSKVGENTVTINYNGASVTITLQIVPLSMTSLMVKYDPAKTVYYPGDAFDPEGLVVVANYNDGFLTKELTSELYTLSINEQPVSDLLPYLLSQSGSYKVTIRSTETPLITTAFNIEVIDATLSTLEIRNEPKQTVYYIGDSIKLEGIILYAHYSDGTELRLMNNEYTVSPLNTLTPGDKKITVTHKGLTASFQVKVKMKKLARIEVSSYPKTTYYLNDTFDSKGLIVSKVYDNSDREVLSTFTLDTSQFDNQKPGVYEIGIIPTDASIKPITYSVTVKEKTEPVWRSIQFGQSTSTTNNQTILKDDGSVEIIALEGGGKVTEDHDGITFYYTELDASEDNFVLSADIQVLAYAKNPYDGQESFGIMARDAIGTSGNSSVFASNIAAIGGYSGGTRNDNGTQLFVRTGVEKPDGTGSKGIQTIMLKKERPAPNNTAPEAPYRLTLAKTNSGFTGQLNNDQEAIHFTPDILNIQDSKMYVGFYVARLATIHISNIQLTVTSAATDSPKVEPPTPPVTPNIDILSLSKTSDPNYQMIVRSNVNGSVTLKQGSTVIAQDNKAVAGKRISIPATLVNQGDTNFSITFLPDDTQYLTSYNKIIRNFTVIMKSYDPMGEDIYVSPTGTSAGDGSIDLPLDIDTAIDFVKPGQHIILLDGRYVRNSSLHIKKYNDGDENAKKYLEAAPGARPIIDFDKKTEGVLLSGNYWHVKGLDFTRSAGNTKGFTVGGNYNIVENSRFYANGDTGLQISRTDGTAQEIAEWPSYNLILNSTSFDNRDPSDNNADGFAAKLTAGVGNIFRGCLAHNNIDDGWDLYTKAGSGAIGAVSIENSAAFNNGFLTDGTIGAGDKNGFKLGGEGIHVTHTIRDSIAFGNGAYGFTSNSNPGVIAINNIGFNNVRGNMSFTTYDHITADFKIDGFLSYRTNNIAKDQYPSSLAADNNFMYDGATSANKSGQQLTDANFVSLIPAKSYMRDSEGNVIWGDFLKFIPFGEQEPSPTPTSSPTTSPSPTTTPSPTSSPSPTTSPSPTSSPSPTSSPSPTSSPSPTSSPSPTSSPSPTSSPSPTSSPSPTSSPSPTSSPSPTSSPSPTSSPSPTSSPSPTSSPSPTSSPSPTSSPSSGSSGLSTQDSATSVLLLDGSVRLDLSPTIDAGKASAILNESTLQKMIELAKPNSSGHKTIRIQLLSDPASDVKEYQVILPASAFRAGTSTLQLELTSSLATIMLPNRIFPENMLDNVKTVTLLLRTVDAAGQLKGKLGNRSLIEYELRLDGTKAQMNNLQTAIQIGLPHPAVVPASNNAFIVVWNVDTNGFILPVIGEYYDAVKKQAMFSTTNSSGQFAAVYNHKTFSDLSDSHWAKFVVEVLTSKGVITGVSEQEFKPDQAITRADFVLLLVRTLELTAVDGIVFSDVSPSDYFYEGLMTAQKLGIVNGQTDGRYHPHESISRQEMFVMVVRALKAAGKLSPVPASSSPLVVFTDHNQIAEYAAEDIAELVAAGFVKGNGQQQLTPTAPSSRAEAAMLIYRILMQK from the coding sequence TTGAGAACACATCAACGTTTGTTAGCCATGCTAGTAACCTTCCTACTCTTGGTTTCATCTTTTCCACCATCCATGTTTGCAGAGGAGGTCACTGATCCTGACGATGGGATGATTAACATTCAAAGTAAATGGAATGGAAGCGTATTTGGTGACGTTGGAGGTCAGGACAAAATTACGTCGGCAAACTTTGGAATCAAAGAGAACGCAGGCGGATCAGTTACGCTTAGAAGCTCTAACGACAGAGGCAAAGTATCGGGCAGCACGGAAGGTATCGCTTATTATTTTCAAGAGATTGATCCGGGCGTTAATTTTGAATTAACAGCAACCGCTCATGTGGATAGTTGGACAGCGAATAACCAGGTATCCTTCGGCATCATGCTCCGCAGCAATGTGTGGAATAACCAATTCGGAGCGTACTCCGGAGATTACGTAGCAGTGGGTTCATTGGACCAAGAAATGAAAGCGTTTCACAAATTACAAAATGCCAGCTTACAGAAGCTTGGGTACGAATTCGATAACGTTAATCGGCCTACCCAGGGTGAAGAATATGAACTAAGCATCAAAAAGACAGGGAATTTGTATGTAGTAAAGATCGGGAATGAAACCAAAATGATTGAAAGCTTTGAAGGCTCTATTCAATATGCCGGTCTTTATACTGCTAGAAATACGACGGTGACGTTCCGTAACGTACACTTAAGTCAAGAAGGTCAAGTTGAGCTTGGGCCTTGGGAGTTTAGCGCCTTCGGGGGAAATACAAATCCCACTAAGAATCCTGAACCAGTGATAGAAGACCACTCTACAGTTACAATGACCACCTACGGAGGCAAAATCTCAAGCAGTGATGAAGGACTATCTTTTTACTACAAAGAGATTCCTAATGATGCTAACTTTGAATTGAAAGCCAAAGCTAATGTTACTTCATTTAATAGCAATAGCAGCGTCAGTACACCTAACCAGAAATCCTTCGGACTTATGTTGAGAGATTCGGTAGGAATAAATGGTGATTCTAACACGACAACTTCTAACTATACTGCTGTGGGTGCTTTGGATCAGGTGATGAAAGGTTTTTATAAAAAAACAACACAAGTAAAGCTCACCCCATTTAGCGGCAGCAATCCCCCCACTGCAGGTGAAGCCTATGATCTCAGCATTAAAAAATCGGGCACTACCTATCTGCTAAGCATCGGTGACCAAACCGAAATAGTGACATTGGACGATACGTTCAATGATACGATCTTCGCAGGGCTTTATGTAGCTAGGGACGCAACCGTAACCTTTAGCGAAATCGACATTAAGGTCGAGTCCAAAATCGTAACGAACTTAATGGCTGATACAAGTGCGATGTCCAAAACCTCCTATCTGGTTGGCGAATCACTGGATTTATCTGGACTGGTCGTTAAGGCCATCTTTTCTGATAACAGTGAAGCCGTTTTGTCTCCCACTGATTATATTGTTTCCGGATTTGATAGCAGTAAGGTTGGGGAGAATACAGTAACGATTAACTATAACGGCGCTTCAGTAACAATCACGCTTCAAATCGTTCCATTATCCATGACCTCATTAATGGTTAAGTATGATCCAGCGAAAACGGTCTACTATCCAGGGGATGCATTCGATCCGGAAGGTCTTGTTGTTGTTGCTAATTATAATGATGGATTCTTAACGAAAGAACTGACTAGTGAACTCTATACGCTCTCTATTAATGAGCAACCCGTATCGGATCTGTTGCCGTATCTGTTGTCACAGTCAGGCTCATATAAGGTTACGATTAGATCGACGGAGACTCCATTAATAACAACTGCCTTTAACATTGAAGTCATTGATGCAACTCTATCTACGTTGGAAATCAGAAATGAGCCAAAGCAAACGGTCTATTACATCGGTGATTCCATCAAATTAGAAGGGATTATCCTTTATGCTCATTATTCTGATGGAACTGAGCTTCGGCTAATGAACAATGAATACACTGTCTCTCCTCTGAACACCTTGACTCCTGGAGATAAAAAAATCACAGTCACCCATAAGGGATTAACAGCCTCTTTCCAAGTGAAGGTCAAAATGAAGAAGCTAGCAAGAATCGAAGTATCTAGTTATCCAAAAACGACCTATTACTTAAACGATACTTTTGATAGCAAGGGTTTGATCGTGTCTAAAGTGTATGACAATTCGGATAGAGAAGTTCTAAGTACCTTCACTCTCGACACCTCTCAATTCGATAATCAAAAGCCCGGCGTTTATGAAATCGGTATCATCCCCACAGATGCGTCCATTAAGCCGATTACGTATTCTGTTACTGTTAAGGAAAAGACGGAACCTGTATGGCGTAGCATTCAATTCGGTCAATCTACATCGACCACTAATAACCAGACGATTCTAAAAGATGATGGATCGGTAGAGATTATCGCACTGGAAGGCGGCGGAAAGGTCACCGAAGACCATGACGGTATTACCTTCTATTACACCGAACTAGATGCGTCAGAAGATAATTTCGTTCTGTCAGCGGATATTCAAGTGTTGGCTTATGCGAAAAATCCATATGACGGTCAAGAATCGTTCGGGATAATGGCACGAGACGCCATCGGCACATCAGGAAATTCTAGTGTATTTGCCTCTAACATTGCTGCTATAGGTGGTTACAGCGGTGGTACAAGAAATGATAATGGAACTCAGCTGTTTGTTCGAACCGGTGTGGAAAAGCCAGACGGAACTGGAAGTAAAGGCATTCAAACGATCATGCTCAAAAAAGAACGCCCTGCACCTAACAACACAGCCCCTGAAGCCCCATATCGTCTAACACTTGCTAAAACGAATAGCGGCTTTACTGGACAACTTAATAACGATCAGGAAGCTATACACTTTACGCCTGATATTCTTAACATACAAGATTCAAAGATGTATGTAGGGTTTTATGTGGCTCGTCTAGCTACAATCCATATCAGCAATATCCAATTAACAGTAACTTCAGCAGCAACGGATTCACCTAAAGTTGAACCTCCTACACCTCCGGTCACACCTAACATAGATATCCTTTCGCTGAGCAAGACTTCAGATCCGAATTACCAAATGATTGTACGTTCAAACGTCAACGGATCTGTGACACTGAAGCAAGGTTCTACGGTAATCGCGCAAGACAATAAAGCCGTAGCAGGCAAGCGTATTTCTATTCCAGCTACACTAGTGAATCAAGGAGATACGAACTTCAGCATTACTTTTTTACCAGATGACACGCAGTATTTGACCTCTTATAACAAGATAATTCGTAACTTTACAGTCATAATGAAAAGCTATGATCCCATGGGTGAAGATATTTATGTATCCCCAACCGGTACAAGTGCTGGTGATGGATCGATTGATCTCCCGCTTGATATCGATACCGCTATTGATTTCGTCAAGCCAGGTCAACACATTATCCTACTTGATGGTCGTTATGTGCGGAATTCATCACTCCATATTAAGAAGTACAATGATGGAGACGAGAATGCGAAGAAGTACTTGGAAGCTGCACCTGGAGCAAGACCCATTATCGATTTTGATAAAAAAACTGAAGGTGTTCTCTTGAGCGGGAACTATTGGCATGTGAAGGGACTTGATTTCACCCGCTCGGCCGGTAATACTAAGGGCTTTACAGTTGGAGGAAATTATAACATCGTTGAAAATAGCCGCTTTTATGCTAATGGAGACACTGGTCTACAAATCAGCCGTACAGATGGAACGGCTCAAGAAATAGCTGAATGGCCATCTTACAACTTAATTCTGAACAGTACTTCCTTTGATAACCGCGATCCATCTGACAATAATGCTGATGGCTTCGCTGCGAAATTGACTGCTGGCGTCGGAAATATTTTTAGAGGCTGTCTGGCACATAACAACATCGACGATGGATGGGATTTGTACACTAAGGCAGGCTCCGGTGCAATCGGTGCTGTATCGATTGAGAATAGTGCTGCATTCAATAACGGATTCTTAACAGATGGAACGATAGGCGCCGGTGACAAGAATGGATTTAAGCTGGGTGGTGAGGGCATTCACGTCACACATACCATCCGTGATTCTATCGCCTTCGGCAATGGAGCATATGGTTTTACAAGCAATAGTAATCCAGGTGTTATTGCCATAAACAACATCGGATTCAATAATGTACGTGGAAATATGAGCTTTACGACTTATGACCATATTACCGCGGACTTTAAGATCGATGGCTTCTTATCCTACCGGACGAATAACATTGCGAAAGACCAATATCCTTCCTCATTGGCGGCTGACAACAATTTCATGTATGATGGCGCAACCTCAGCCAATAAGTCTGGTCAACAGCTAACGGATGCAAATTTCGTAAGCTTAATTCCGGCAAAATCCTATATGAGGGATTCAGAGGGCAATGTTATATGGGGTGACTTCTTGAAGTTCATTCCTTTTGGCGAGCAGGAGCCAAGTCCGACTCCTACATCGAGTCCGACTACTTCACCAAGTCCGACTACTACACCAAGTCCGACATCTTCACCGAGTCCTACTACTTCACCAAGTCCGACATCTTCACCGAGTCCGACATCTTCACCAAGTCCGACATCTTCACCAAGTCCGACATCTTCACCAAGTCCGACATCTTCACCAAGTCCGACATCTTCACCAAGTCCGACATCTTCACCAAGTCCGACATCTTCACCAAGTCCGACATCTTCACCAAGTCCGACATCTTCACCAAGTCCGACATCTTCACCAAGTCCGACATCTTCACCAAGTCCGACATCTTCACCAAGTCCGACATCTTCACCAAGTCCGACATCTTCACCGAGTTCAGGCAGTTCTGGATTATCTACTCAGGATTCAGCCACAAGTGTACTTCTGTTGGACGGAAGTGTAAGGCTTGACCTGTCTCCTACAATTGATGCAGGGAAAGCTAGTGCTATATTAAATGAATCCACATTACAAAAAATGATTGAATTAGCTAAACCTAATTCATCCGGTCATAAAACAATTCGAATACAGCTTCTAAGTGATCCAGCATCTGACGTTAAGGAATATCAAGTAATCCTCCCTGCTTCCGCTTTTCGTGCAGGAACTTCCACCTTGCAGCTTGAGCTCACTTCATCGTTAGCTACCATTATGTTACCGAATCGTATATTTCCAGAGAATATGCTGGATAACGTGAAGACGGTTACCCTGTTACTGAGAACCGTCGATGCTGCAGGGCAATTAAAAGGGAAGTTAGGAAATCGCTCACTTATCGAGTATGAGCTTCGCTTGGATGGAACAAAAGCTCAGATGAACAATTTACAGACAGCTATACAGATTGGGCTTCCTCATCCAGCAGTTGTCCCAGCATCGAACAATGCTTTTATTGTCGTGTGGAACGTTGATACGAACGGATTTATTCTACCTGTAATAGGTGAGTATTATGATGCAGTCAAGAAACAAGCTATGTTCTCGACCACGAATTCTTCCGGCCAGTTTGCGGCGGTCTACAATCACAAGACATTCAGTGATTTGTCTGATTCACATTGGGCGAAGTTCGTAGTAGAAGTACTAACATCTAAAGGCGTCATTACCGGAGTATCTGAACAAGAATTTAAACCTGATCAGGCAATTACACGCGCGGATTTCGTACTTTTATTAGTTAGAACTTTGGAACTAACCGCGGTAGACGGGATCGTCTTTTCAGATGTGTCTCCAAGTGATTATTTTTATGAGGGACTTATGACTGCTCAGAAACTAGGCATCGTTAATGGTCAAACCGATGGACGTTATCATCCTCATGAATCGATATCCAGACAAGAGATGTTTGTTATGGTGGTTAGAGCGCTTAAGGCTGCAGGAAAGTTGAGTCCTGTTCCCGCTTCTTCATCACCACTAGTTGTCTTTACTGACCATAACCAAATTGCTGAATATGCGGCAGAGGATATAGCGGAACTGGTAGCAGCTGGTTTCGTTAAAGGAAATGGTCAACAGCAACTTACACCAACCGCTCCATCTTCACGTGCCGAAGCAGCTATGCTGATTTACAGAATTCTGATGCAAAAATAA
- a CDS encoding MerR family transcriptional regulator produces MLSIGEFSKICEVSTKTLRYYDEIGLIHPDEINPENGYRYYSIKQLTKMLFINRLKSYQFSLEEIKDILEWEQDQFEEKLCAALNLKKREVQEKLRVYEYTLKQMNSDVLNLEKGISLMSYLNKIEVQLVETKPMNILYLRQMLSSDDYALGYGKYFSKLYEIIATEKLTLLGTPITIYHSEEYNPAGNDTEFALPIEEIVKETRELPDGLCAKSVYRGPYSELTSVYAKLTEWIENEGYELISSPYEIYLTDPTQTADPENLVTEVYFPVKKRSQPH; encoded by the coding sequence TTGCTGTCCATAGGTGAATTCTCGAAGATATGCGAAGTGTCAACTAAAACACTACGGTATTATGATGAAATTGGGCTAATTCATCCTGATGAGATTAACCCTGAGAACGGTTATAGGTATTACTCCATCAAACAACTAACTAAAATGCTCTTTATTAACCGTTTGAAATCTTATCAGTTCTCTTTAGAAGAGATCAAAGACATTCTGGAATGGGAGCAGGATCAATTTGAAGAAAAGCTATGTGCAGCCCTAAATCTCAAAAAAAGAGAAGTACAAGAGAAATTACGAGTTTACGAATACACCTTAAAGCAAATGAACAGTGATGTTTTAAATTTAGAGAAAGGGATATCTCTGATGTCCTACCTAAACAAGATAGAAGTACAGCTTGTTGAAACTAAGCCTATGAATATCCTTTATTTACGTCAGATGTTGAGCAGTGATGATTACGCGCTTGGATATGGAAAGTATTTTAGCAAACTGTATGAAATCATTGCCACTGAAAAGCTGACCTTGCTTGGTACGCCAATAACAATTTATCACAGTGAGGAATATAATCCTGCCGGGAATGATACAGAGTTTGCCCTACCTATTGAGGAGATCGTAAAGGAAACTAGAGAATTACCTGATGGGCTGTGTGCGAAGTCGGTTTATAGAGGCCCCTATTCAGAATTGACATCCGTTTATGCGAAGCTTACAGAATGGATTGAAAACGAAGGTTACGAATTGATTAGCTCTCCCTATGAAATATACCTTACGGACCCCACACAAACTGCTGATCCTGAGAATCTTGTTACTGAGGTGTATTTTCCTGTTAAGAAAAGATCGCAGCCACACTGA
- a CDS encoding helix-turn-helix domain-containing protein, whose amino-acid sequence MNQHITIGELSKLMNVSVHQIRYFEEKEILFPAYTDSNQYRMYGINEIYQLAQILLLRKLDIPVSTINKSMNNFSTTDYHQLLKQSQSKINSEINQLMLLQQFLQKILNEYEQSDILEDKYSIKQLDTRHLKKWIELDQDKSLTARSLYEKKPYLSHLFETDLHYLYENEQVTLCYESNQSPDIILEKGSYLYKAFFVTDDQDIEREIAQLEHYLTQHHYTIQGQLIILEKSYLSMFNNDKLHFEIQIKIKYDSDGVA is encoded by the coding sequence TTGAATCAACACATAACGATTGGTGAACTTTCAAAACTTATGAATGTATCTGTGCACCAAATCCGATATTTTGAAGAAAAAGAGATTTTATTTCCAGCCTATACCGATAGCAATCAATACCGGATGTATGGGATTAATGAGATTTATCAGTTGGCCCAGATCTTATTGCTTCGCAAATTAGACATACCAGTCAGCACAATTAACAAAAGTATGAATAACTTCTCCACAACTGACTACCATCAGCTTTTGAAGCAATCTCAAAGTAAAATAAACTCTGAAATAAACCAGCTAATGTTGTTGCAGCAGTTTTTACAAAAGATACTTAACGAATACGAGCAATCCGACATTCTAGAAGACAAATATAGTATTAAGCAATTGGATACTCGTCATTTAAAAAAATGGATAGAACTTGACCAAGATAAGTCACTCACCGCTCGAAGTTTGTATGAAAAAAAGCCGTATCTATCACATTTATTCGAAACAGATCTGCATTATTTATACGAAAATGAACAAGTAACCTTATGTTATGAAAGCAATCAATCACCGGACATCATTCTAGAAAAAGGTAGCTACCTCTATAAAGCTTTTTTCGTGACGGATGATCAAGATATTGAACGTGAGATTGCGCAACTGGAACACTATTTAACACAGCATCATTATACAATTCAGGGACAACTGATCATTTTGGAAAAATCCTATTTATCCATGTTCAACAATGACAAGCTTCATTTTGAAATTCAAATAAAAATCAAATATGATTCTGACGGTGTAGCATGA
- a CDS encoding alpha/beta hydrolase family protein encodes MRLNIKLTAWIITGLLLALGLFVLKQHSYEMIEKKIEIETPQGKLTGTLILPQNYSGNVGLVVFVHGDGPINDSYDDGYKPLWEKFASVGYASLSLNKPGIGGSSGNWLEQSMEDRAQETIAAINWAKALPMIDPQSIGLWGASQAGWVIPKIVREVPDLAFSILVSPAVNWISQGKYNTRLEMENEGFSEYEIQAKEHYNAQVLQLLNERASYEDYLRIAQSEKLISKERWGFIAKNYQSDATKELSYFNAPVHLVLGGQDINVDIEETERIYREKIPVSLLSVSYFPNADHSMLSKKNAASPLRTYLTAVFFPRQLVDDQYLNDLSRFIKTHSQ; translated from the coding sequence ATGAGATTAAATATTAAATTAACCGCATGGATAATTACTGGTTTATTGTTAGCTTTAGGCTTATTCGTGTTAAAACAGCATTCATATGAAATGATTGAGAAAAAGATAGAAATCGAAACCCCTCAGGGTAAACTAACAGGAACTTTAATTCTGCCCCAGAACTATTCTGGAAACGTAGGGCTGGTGGTTTTTGTACATGGTGATGGTCCCATAAATGACTCATACGATGATGGGTATAAACCCTTGTGGGAGAAATTCGCATCTGTAGGATATGCTTCGTTGTCTCTTAACAAGCCTGGTATTGGTGGTTCCTCCGGCAACTGGTTGGAGCAAAGTATGGAAGATCGTGCTCAGGAAACAATAGCAGCAATTAACTGGGCGAAAGCCTTGCCGATGATTGATCCGCAATCTATTGGTTTGTGGGGGGCAAGTCAAGCCGGATGGGTGATTCCTAAGATCGTAAGAGAAGTACCTGATCTCGCGTTCAGTATTCTTGTATCGCCTGCCGTGAACTGGATTTCTCAAGGTAAATACAATACAAGATTAGAAATGGAAAACGAAGGGTTCTCGGAATATGAGATCCAAGCGAAAGAACACTATAACGCTCAAGTCTTACAACTACTTAACGAACGTGCCTCTTATGAAGATTACTTGCGAATTGCACAATCCGAGAAATTGATTTCTAAGGAACGCTGGGGATTTATCGCCAAAAACTATCAGTCTGATGCCACCAAAGAACTTAGTTACTTCAATGCTCCTGTCCATCTAGTACTCGGCGGTCAAGATATCAATGTAGATATTGAGGAAACCGAACGTATTTACCGTGAAAAAATACCTGTTAGCTTGCTCTCTGTCTCTTATTTTCCCAACGCTGACCACTCTATGCTGTCAAAAAAGAATGCCGCATCCCCATTAAGGACTTATTTAACAGCTGTCTTCTTTCCACGACAATTGGTGGATGATCAATATTTAAATGATCTTAGCCGATTTATTAAGACTCACTCTCAGTAA
- a CDS encoding GNAT family N-acetyltransferase yields MCSLLVDAFHGKFHSLIPLDDDDITDLLFGLWALEQQSTSSQQIVAQENGEVVGTLSIKWKDCRAPKRSNLKTPQRNSHSQVFKQFGYINVCKLMVGLRFLNYQPRAKECYIEHLAVRSSHRNKGIGKQLLSWAIEFVNSHSDMDKLTLHVAENNKQAIQMYQQMNFGIVQSNYSGIKHLLFKEANWLYMTRSSPLHPRSAVNEIKY; encoded by the coding sequence GTGTGCAGTCTTTTAGTGGACGCGTTCCATGGGAAGTTCCACTCCCTCATCCCACTGGACGACGATGATATTACTGACCTACTCTTCGGACTCTGGGCGCTTGAGCAACAATCCACATCATCACAACAAATCGTCGCCCAAGAAAATGGAGAAGTTGTCGGTACGCTCAGCATAAAGTGGAAGGACTGCCGGGCCCCAAAGAGAAGTAACCTTAAAACGCCACAACGTAATTCCCATTCACAAGTATTCAAGCAGTTTGGATATATAAATGTATGTAAGTTAATGGTCGGATTACGTTTTTTGAATTATCAGCCTCGGGCAAAAGAATGTTACATCGAGCATTTGGCCGTTCGATCTAGTCACCGCAATAAAGGAATCGGCAAGCAGCTGCTTAGTTGGGCTATAGAATTTGTAAACAGTCATTCAGACATGGACAAATTAACGCTACATGTTGCTGAAAATAATAAACAAGCTATTCAAATGTACCAACAGATGAACTTTGGTATCGTTCAATCTAACTATAGCGGGATTAAACACCTACTTTTTAAAGAGGCAAATTGGCTTTACATGACAAGGAGTTCACCACTACACCCTAGGAGTGCAGTAAATGAGATTAAATATTAA